The Leguminivora glycinivorella isolate SPB_JAAS2020 chromosome 4, LegGlyc_1.1, whole genome shotgun sequence genome segment ATTGCTCATCCATTACTTGGCAAAAATACTCTTGTTGCCACAGATAGTAGCGTTAGCGAGACGACGTGTAGGCATTataaacagtataataaatTGTAATGGTATCTATACCTATTTTTACAGGGACTAAAATCTGTCGACAACAATGTAGATAAAACAAGGGGTGGTTCTCTAGGACCATTTTTTCATTTGGCACAAAACGTCAAATCAGGATCCTTTCAACGGTGGGACGGCGGAGAGTTACAAAATTTAAAACGATACAGAAACAAAACACCTCCCATTTACGATTTAAGTCTTGTCACTGTTCCAACCAAAATAATATACGCACCTAACGATGAATTTGTGAGTCCTATAGACATCGCTCATATGGTTAAAGACATGACGGCTGCTGAGGCTGTTCAAGTTAAACGAACTAGTTTTAAACATGAAGATTTCATTATGGGTTCTGATGCCATGGAGAATGTGTATCTTAGCATTGTTGAAGAAATAGAAAGGTCAGTGTTATAATTTTGAGCTGTTATTTGATTGCACATTTGCGCATTGATTTATTTCAAGCCAATTCAGTACTAGTAGAAGTTTACTTAGAATATCTACAGCAGAAGTTTCGCCTGAAATTGTTTCTATAACGTTCTGATTTTATTCCTAATTACTTCATTTTTTACAGGAGTCCAGACCTTTGTAAGGACGATGACATTGGTAACGCCATCTCAAATTTGTTcaaacttttgttagaaaaCAAGTGGTTCTGGATTCTTCTTTTTATAATCCTTTTAGTCATTTTAATAGTCTGCTTTTGTCTCTGTAATAAAAAAGACCGCAAAAGAGCCGACGGTAGAGAGTGTAGAATTCATCTAAGGCGCGCATTATGAAGGAACAGTAACCATTTATAAGGAAAAATGAAGATTAATAAAAGTTTAGGCACTTGGTTCTGTATGGTGGCGAAACCATGAAAATCCACAACGTCTAGTAGGGACATGGACATCCCGAGTTACTTTGTCAGATGATCTGACTCTTCAACGATTTTTAATGacagtaaaaaatataatgaaaCCAAAATTATCGTGTTTGATTGCTTCAACTCTAAGACGACGCTACATACGCTAGGTGTTCTCACAAATCACATTTATCTTTTATTAAGTttctagttttgaagtcaatTGCTGCTTCATAAAACAATAAGTAGGTTGCAAAAACCATACTAAAAATCCGATctcttattttaaaatactacATAACCTTAATGATACGAAATGGCTATagatattttcaatttatataaTACTCGAATTACATTGTAATTTAGCACCTGTTCTGGCTTTACTGTCACCTATCTCTACGCTGAAACCAAGTTACGAATTTGTTACGGACATCTGTTTTGGCAGTAAAATGTTTACTTCGTTGCAAGCCGGACTGTAGTAAAGTTTGCCAGTAAAATTTATTGGACCTTAACATCGTTGTTACTCCATAGTTGTTGCAATCCTTGAATGCGTGATAGGGTTTTTACTGCTTAAGTTTACTCTACAACGCTTAAAAGCAGTAAAACCTATTGGATTTAATGTTCTCTTCTTAAGTTACGTGTATCTCATGACTGTTTTCAAGTAACCAAGTTTCGTCTTATTTCCAAAAGTCCTAAATCCTTATTGGGAATGTTTTGAATGTAATGTTGGTCTTCATTTCTATATCAAGGATCTCCTTATTTCTAGAAGAATAACTCCCAGATTTGAGGCAACATATTTACTGTATAAAACTGATGATAACAGATGTgtaagtaaaagtaaacttataATTCTTAAGTCtatattttttacttattatttatcttatatatatatttatttacacttccATAGTCAACTGTCACCGGGACATCATatttacacatatttttttagtaaatCAGTATTTCCAAAATCATTCAATTCCCGCCAGCGTACGTTCGACTCGGTTCAGTCTATAGATCATATAGTTTGTTACAAGCTCCCTGACGTCAGCAGCTTGGATAAAATCGACATGCGAGAAAGTTTTTCTGGCGATCTTCCTGGCTTCTGCCTTGGGCAAGTCACGGGCCATGGCGAGGACATCCTGCTCATTGAGGAGCTCATCACTGACGGTGTAGTGCATGGTGATAGGGACGTTGATGCGGCTAAGGTCGTACGCGGGAGGGTTGCGTGAGCCGTAGACGCGGTTGTTGGAGAGGATTCCGAAGTCCCAGCGCCTGAAGACCTTGTCCCTGATGTTTTGGCCGTAGTGGGCGAACTGCTTGAGAGAGGCCCCTCCGACTCCTAGCCCGTCCATGTCGGTGTCAccctgaaaatataataaaatatttagataGGTTTCAAATCTCTTATAACTAAAATTTtgcatgtatttatttaaagattAATTAAGTAGGAAATGTGAATCAGGAATCTTGTATTCTGCTTATCTGTATGATTACTATAATCTTACACGGTGCACGAAATACATAATATAGACTAAATATAATACAGACGAGATTTACCGGTTATATTTTGAATTCAGTTTTTCAATGAATATTAAATTTCTTCCTTATTTTGACTGGCTGaatatttgaaatgaaatggCTGGGTCATGGACGAACAATTTTCAAATATGCGAATAAAAGAGCTGTTTCTTTACTCACCATAATTCTATTAAGGCCAAGCATGTTGCAGTATTCCTTGTAAGCGATATCACCCATGCAGTAGTCGATGCGAGAGTATCCAGCTCCCGATCGGCCGAGTATGCCTCCAGCGATGCTGATGTCATCCAGGGTCCTTATTTCTACCAGACCGATACCTCTTGCCAAACTCTGAAAGTTCATCATTATTTTTGTTAAACATTGTGAGTGAATGATGCTTtttaaaaatgtgtattgaAATTGGTAATCCAAAATAGTTTTGTACGAATTACAACCGCCAGCAACAACATAGCTTGAATAAGTATCTACTAGGTAGGTAAACGGGAAATTCActgttttaaataatttcacAAACCAATATGTCTACCAAGTTTTCTTGAAGAATTATTTTCCTTAACTTTCTCTAAGATAGATTTACTATAGATTTCTGGGGTAAGAATTTAAAACCATTATACGAAGGAGTACTGGTACCTAATCAACTTACATAAAGAACAGTGGTCATCAGCGCGGCTGCCCTCAATTCACTGTTAGGGAAGTTGTTCATGTACCCCACACCAGCCAACAGATGAGCCGACACAAACTTCTCATTATACTCAGGCTTCATAGAGTTCAACACAAGGAAGGAAGTGCCTCCCTGAGAGTGTCCAACGTAGTGTAAAGTTTGTTGTCCAGAGACAGAGAGAGCGTAGTCGACCATGGTGGGAACGTCGATGGTAGCGATCTCCTCCCAGCTGAAGTCGAAGAAATCGTATTTTTGCTGGCTGTGGTCAGGGTCGAGAGTAATGTGCTGGCGGGAGAAGACGTTGCCACGGGCGTTGCCCATCCACACGTCGTAACCGGCATCGGCCAGGTTATAAgctggaatttaaaaaaaacgttctAAGGAAGATTGCAGA includes the following:
- the LOC125225483 gene encoding lipase 3-like; this encodes MLCRTLVVAVLAASVCAFPRSGSITSSDVINQIISEGYPAELHQVTTADGYILGVHRIPYGKDGPSEGRRPVVFVMHGLMGASSNFIFLGKENGIAYNLADAGYDVWMGNARGNVFSRQHITLDPDHSQQKYDFFDFSWEEIATIDVPTMVDYALSVSGQQTLHYVGHSQGGTSFLVLNSMKPEYNEKFVSAHLLAGVGYMNNFPNSELRAAALMTTVLYSLARGIGLVEIRTLDDISIAGGILGRSGAGYSRIDYCMGDIAYKEYCNMLGLNRIMGDTDMDGLGVGGASLKQFAHYGQNIRDKVFRRWDFGILSNNRVYGSRNPPAYDLSRINVPITMHYTVSDELLNEQDVLAMARDLPKAEARKIARKTFSHVDFIQAADVRELVTNYMIYRLNRVERTLAGIE